One window of uncultured Methanoregula sp. genomic DNA carries:
- a CDS encoding flavin reductase family protein has product MDKVTIGPMPYMSVMPTLLVGTNVKGKPNYMTAAWATTACMAPPMVCVALNKARYTVKGIEENKTFSLNVPSRDYVVGTDHCGLVSGAQEDKSGVFTSFYGKLKTAPMAKECPVTIECKLFKSVDCGSHQLYIGEIVEVHADKSCLTDGKPDVTKFHPIVYAQATYWEFGKPIDKAFSAGKKYQKP; this is encoded by the coding sequence ATGGATAAAGTCACAATCGGCCCGATGCCGTACATGAGCGTCATGCCCACCCTGCTCGTGGGTACGAACGTGAAGGGAAAGCCAAACTACATGACCGCCGCCTGGGCCACGACCGCCTGCATGGCGCCGCCGATGGTCTGCGTTGCACTCAACAAGGCCCGGTACACCGTGAAAGGAATCGAAGAGAACAAAACGTTCAGCCTGAATGTTCCTTCAAGAGATTACGTGGTCGGGACCGACCATTGCGGTCTCGTTTCCGGTGCACAGGAAGACAAGTCCGGAGTCTTCACTTCATTCTACGGAAAACTCAAAACCGCTCCCATGGCAAAGGAATGCCCGGTCACCATTGAATGCAAACTGTTCAAATCCGTGGACTGCGGGAGCCACCAGCTGTATATCGGCGAAATCGTGGAGGTCCATGCTGACAAGTCGTGCCTGACGGATGGCAAACCGGATGTCACAAAGTTCCACCCGATTGTCTATGCCCAGGCAACCTACTGGGAGTTCGGGAAGCCGATCGACAAAGCCTTCTCGGCCGGCAAGAAGTACCAGAAACCGTAA